The genomic stretch CCAGCCCAGGGCAATAGGATCCACCACCCTGCTTTCACCCGGAGAAGAAGCGATTGAGGCCGGCCCGCGGCTCACTCCggctctgctcttcccaggcATCTTCAGCAGCACGTCTTGCAGCCAGAAGGTAAACCACGGGATGCTGGCTGTGGGCTACGGCACGAGCCAGGAGCATGGACGCAACGTGAGCTACTGGATCTTAAAGAACAGGTAGGGGCTGAGGGCGTCCCCCTAAACCTGCCACCCCTTCCACCCCATGCATGatccagctggggctggagctgcgtGGCAGGAGCATCCCTGTCCCGCGGGGTGCTCCGCTCCCAGCCCCCTCTTGCCCACCCTCCCCGAGCGGGGCCAGGTCTCCATGTGCGTGGGAATGCGGATGTGCTcattctccctctcttcctgcAGCTGGTCAGAGGTGTGGGGTGAGCAGGGCTACATCCGCCTGCTGAAGGGTGCCAACAACCTGTGCGGGGTGGCCAGCCAGGCCAGCTTCCCCGTGCTGTGAGCCTGGGCTGCGGCGGGAGAGGACATCCCTCCCTCCACGGGTGTCTCTTCCAGCCCTGGCTGCGGATCCAGGGctgtttctttctggaaaagggCTTTTGTTTGTGTCTGGTGAGAAACAATTAAAAGCATCCCTTTTAGCACGGCTAATTGCTCTGCGCCTGCAAACGGTGGCCGGGCAGGGTTTGGTGGCCGAGGCACAGCTTACGCAGCTGGTCCTTTTCCTGGTGGCAAAGACAAATCTCCCTCCACACGATGCTCGGCAAGAAGCTCTTTCTCTGtgcctttcctcccagcctggctatctctttcccttctttcccctgcCGCGGCCCCTTTCCCTTCCAGCTGAATCCCAAAGGCCACCAGCCAGGGCTGGATTTTCTGGCTgcggctgcagctctgcccgaCCCTGCAGGGGCTGAGCCAAGAGTGCTGCGCCTGCACGCCCAGCTCCGTAAAAAATGGGTCTTTACCCCATCAAACCTGTGCGATAGGGCAGAAAACGAACCTTTCCCCcatcctgctttttatttccccGCCATCCTGAATAATTTGGGGGATTTAGTGCCAcacgcagccccgcagcccggaGGGTGGGTGAGGGCCAGGCCGGGgcgagaggggctgcaggaacgCGGGGCACGGCCCGTGGCAGCCGGGCTCCCCGAAACGCCGCGCATCCCTCCTGGGAGCGACCACGCAGCAGAGCATGGCCCCAGGGGCACTGGCTGGGGGGAGACTACTGTCTGCAAGTCCCCTTGTCCCAGTGGCTCCttgtcccagtgtccccacggCTCCTTGTCCCAGTGCTCCCCTGGCCCCTCGGTCTCttgccccgccgcggccccccaAGGGTTAACCCGCCCGGGCTGCCTGCCCGCACCCAAGATGGCCGCCGGGGCGCCCGCTGAGCGGCCGCAGCCCGCCTTGACCCCTCCCGCCCGCCGTAGTGCGGGCTTCCTTTCCAAGATGGCGGCGTCCAGCGGGAGGAGCGGCCGGAGGCTGTGGGCCGCACTGGTGCCCGCCGCCCTGCTGTGCCTGGCGGCCCGGGCCGCGGAGGAACCGAGCACGGCCGACTTCGACGTACGGCCCGGCGGGGAGGACCACTCCTTCTCCCGGAGCCTGGTGAGAGGCGAGGAGGGAGGGGGTGAGGAGCGGGTACGCGCCTCTCCCTGATTGGCCGCACGGCACGTCGCTCCCGCCTCTTGCCTCGGGGATTGGCTGCCAGCCAGCGAGGGAAGGCGGGACGAGCTGGTGGTGACGGGGGGGCGTCCGGGCTGGTTGCTGGGGGCCGGTTGCTAGGGGCGGGGGGACCCGGCCTCtggcggggcaggggagggggtccccaagggggaGAGGGGTCCCCAAGGGGGGGTCTCCAAAGGCAGGAGGCTCCCAGGGAGAGGGGCGGTCCCCGAGGAGAAGGGGGTCGCCAAGGGAGGGTCTCCAGCAGAAGGAGATCCCCAAGGACAATGGCTCCCCAAGGTGGGACAGTCTCTGTGGCAAGGAGGTCCCCAGGGAGGGTGGCTTGCCATGAAGAATGGCCCCCAGAGAGAAGGGGATCCCCAAGGTGGGTTTTCAAAGGGAGGAGGTACCccaaggggagggaggggtcGCCAGGGCGAAGGGGGCCTCGAAGAAAGAGGGTCCCCACGGGGAGGAGGCTCACGAAGGGGAAGGGGCCCTATGGAGAGGGGGGCTGGGAGTGCTTGGGCCCCCAGAACATGGGTCCGCACCCCATCACCACGGGGGGGTGAGGGCTGCACGGTCCCTGGCTCTGTCTGCACTCTGACGAGGGCCGGACATGGACGTGGTCCGTGCTCCTCCTCGGACACCCCCAGGGTGAGACCGCCGGGGGCTGCGCAGCCCCGGTAATTCTCTCAGGTGTCCCCAGATCTCACATCATCGCCGAGAAGTGGCTGATGGTGAACAAAAAGAAGGTCCTGCTCGAGCAAGGCTGCTCATTGTCgtcttctcttcttccaggGGGATTACACCTGCACCTTCACATACTCAGCTCAGGGAGGAACAAACGAGGTGAGCTGGGCAAACCTCCAAGTGTTTCCCTTAGGCTCAGTCTTTACAGCTGCACAGAGTGAGAAGCTGTTCAGGATGATTTCATTTGTGATGAGCTGATTCCAGGGACCGGGAGCTGTGAGGAAGGGTGGTTGCACCGTTTCCAACAGTGCATGTTTGCAAAAGTAACTTATTGGATTTGCTTCCCAAACAGAAGCATCTCCTTCATGTGTTGTAATGATGCTGTGGTTCGCAAGGCCGTGACATTTGTAAGGCTTCACAGACCTCTGGGCTGGGTGTCTTTGGAGAACAGGGAGTGACATTTTCATACCCCAGTTGGTAGGAAGGACCTCGTAGGAGTAACTCCCATGTTCTTTAGGAGGCTTGAAGGTTTTTGCAGCTCGTGTTGCTGCTGCAGTAAGTGCTGTGCAGATACACAGTTTGTACTTTCCTATCTGCAAGTCCTGTTAGAATCAGGTCCTTTTCTTTTAGTGCAAGGAGAAATGAGACTTTAACTCTTTTCTGTAACTGTGCTAATGAAATcgtggaggggagagggcaaCCAGGCCTTGAGCTTTGAGCAACACAAAGTAACAGGGGCCATCAGCAAGTGTTGTGTAGTTAGGTTGCGTTATTTTAGAATGGTTGAAACTTGCCACgcctgcagctgggaggggaggtgaCTGGCCTCAGGGGTGAGCGGGAAGTAGGAGGCTCTTACCCACAGTAACTGTTTGGAcctttcccctctgcagcaATGGCAGATGAACATTGGCGTCAGTGAGGATAACCAGCTCTTCTCCTGCTCTGTCTGGAGGTGTGTTCTTTAACCCTAAAGTCTCTGAGGCAAAAGAATGCAGGTGGGATCTGGGCCAGGGCCCCTGCCAGTGGCCAGGGACCCTGCCTCCAGGCTGGGTTTGCCTCTCTGCAGGGCAGCACCGGAGGGCTTTCGTCTCCCGAGAGATGCTGTGACTCTGTGTGGGCTCTTTAGCCGGGCGGTGGTTGATAAATGCTGtgttccccctctcccccctccacaCTAGATGGAGCTACAAGAGAGCCGGAGGTGGCTGTGGAGGGACGGAGCCGTGAATCCCGAGCTCATCTGCACCTCCACCCTCCCTGCCGATGTCAAAGACTCTGCTTTCTTGTTTCAGGCCCCAAGGGAAGTCTTATCTCTTCTTTACCCAGTTTAAAGCTGAAGTGAAAGGAGCCAAGATAGAGCATGCCATGGCTTATGTAAGTCCCAGCTGATCATTTGGAAGCAGGTGTGTGGGCTGCTATAACACATGAATTGGACATGGAAAACATTTATTAGACATCTGTCCAATAAAATGTACTCCATCATGTCCCTAATTAGAGAGTGGTGGCAGTCAGGAGAGAGGCCGCAGGTAGGCTCTCCTGCACCATCTTATTTCTGCTCCCTCAACGCCTTTGGGTTGCCATTGGCTTCGCCAGCATCGGTGACTCCAAAAGACACCATTCTACCAGGGTGCACTGCACAAGGGGAGTCTTGGTTTGCCTCAACGAATTGCATGtgacaaagtaaataaaaactCTGCCGGTGCTTTTGTCTGGCTCATTCTTCCATTTCCCAGTCTTCAGTGGTGAGGCTTGCAGTCACCCGAAGGACATAAGTTTGTGGTTTaacaggaaatggaaaaatagcCAGAGATTTTCCTTCCGATTTGCTTTGTGGATTTAATTCACTCCACATTATTAAAACACAAGTTCATTCCTCAAAatgtgctgtttgtttgtttgcttgctttaaaTACAGTAGCTTCTTGGATTGCCTCAACTGCTTAAACGTTCTTCCTTCCCATTTCAGTCTCAAGCTGCAGTGGGTGGACAAAGCGACGTCCCCTTAAAACAGGAAGAATTTGAAATCACCGAAACAACAGGTCTGTGGCCGAGAGAACTATTTGAGAAAGGGTCTGGAGTGGGAGACAAGCCTGGCTGTCTACCAGGAGACGAGTATTTAAGCTTAATGCGTATAGGTGACAATGACTAGGATAATAGTGCATGTTACAGTCAGGGGTGTAGCGCTCTTGATCCATAGCTGGCAGCAGGTTTTTGCAGGTCCCGTTCCAGTGTAAATGTTAAATTAGCATGGGGGAAGAACGGGTTTATCACAACATGCTTGTTGCGTGCATAAAAAGGAAGTGCAATGCCCGACTTGCTGGCTTTATCGTCCTGGAAAAGAACCAGTAGGGCTGTTCTGTTCATGCTTTACCATCTGTTTATCCTgtgcttgttttctctctttctagtGTCTCACAGGGAAGGCAAGTTCCGTTTTGAACTGTCCAAACTCATGATTGTAGCAAAAACACCCCGTGACGAGCTGTGACCCCGAGGCCGGTGTTGGGCAGGGTGTTTTGGCTGGAAGAGCATAGCAGATAAAGAGGATTACTTGTTAACTgcgggtttttttggttggccAAACCTTTTATGTTTTCCATATTGAAATGTGCTAGGGTCCAACACAAGTGGGACTTGGAGGTGTTAAGACAGATGCATTCTGTCTTGTGTCAGAGTAACAATGTGCTTTGCAGCTGGAAACCTCCTCAGAGACTCCTGATCTGCAGCCAGCCATTCTGTCGCCCGCTTTCTGCTCGGCTGATCTGCTGAATATGGTAAAGCTCCCCTCGAACGGGGGCTCCTTATCTCCCTTGCTAGGAAGAGCAATGCAGAAAGATAAGTGGCTGGATTTAAACAGGGTTTGCTAAAGGAAAGTTGTTAACTCTGTAGTCTCTGGAGGGGAGACAggatttctctctctgcaaGCATGACAGGAGGAAATAATTAcattgggggggggaagggataGAGCTGGCCAAAGCTATCTGACTCCTTGTTGAGTGCAGCTGCCGAAGACCTTCGCTGGGGAAGATGTTCCGGACCTGCCCTACTGCAGAGCGTGGGTTGGGATAACTTGGgatggggaaggcagagctgcttATTCTGACACAACCCAGGAATCAATCCAAGCAACACTTTCATGTCTAAGTACAACTGCAGGACGATTTTCTACGtacagaagtgatttttttcttatctagAGTAATAACAGTGAGGGAATGTGGAATTCCTTTTCTGTGTAAATACAacacaaataaagaaataaagcatcATGCTCTGGCCTGAGCTTGCTCCGCTCTGTGACTCCTGCCCTCTCCAACGCGATGCCTGGCGAGTGGCGCGACCTTCGGTGTTTACTTGGCCAGGAGGAGCCGAGATGTTACACGGGGGTTCTGCCCACCCGAGAGGAGCCCCAGCACATGAGAACAAGACTCCAGCTGTAAGTTTGCATGACCCAGCACTGTCATGATGAGTGCTTTTGATGCCTGGTGATGGTTGTGGTTGTTGGTAGCTGCTCTGCCCATTTTGGGGGGAGTTCCCTGGTTTTTGGCAGTCTGGGGGTGCTTTGCACTGGGGATTTTACAAGCTCTGTTTTCCAAGCTGTTCCTAAATGCTTCTGTCTCTGCTGTGCGGCTCCTTCTGGATCTGCAGATAACCTGCAGGGCCCAGAAGCGTCCCCGGTGTGCTCCTGCCTGAGCTCTGAGAGGCATTTAGGGTGCTGATGTTGCAGGTCTCCGACCTTTCTCCCTGTTTAATCAGCCCCTGGGAGAGAACCAGACCAAAGGGAGTTGAAGGGACTCATTTCCCAGACTTGTGCAGCCAGGGTTGGGATGGGAAACCCAGGGCATAAGATGGCTCTTCTAGCAGATAGTGTGCTCTCCAGGGCTTCCCCGGGACAAAAAGGCAGAGGTTTGGGAACAAGGCAGGTGCTTGGTGTGGGGGAGAAGTTTCAGATTAGACACCTGTACGTGAAGGAAAGCTGGTGCCAGGCATTTGGTGGGTTAAACGTGGTCCTGGGGTGTACGAAACCCTGGGGACAAAGGGAACAGCCGTGAGTTGGGGCTCATCTGAGCAGAGATGTTTCATGCAATTAAGGAGCATCTTGCAGCTGGTGCCGACACACACCTCGAGAACAAAACAGCGAAGCGTTTCTGGCTGTCAGCGCAGCAGCCGCTGCCACCGCATCCATCAGCCCTGTTCCGCTTTGCCTGCTTGCTGCATCTGCCGATAACCACCGAGCTgtttccagctccagctcctcttcAGCACATACCTGACAGCTGCCGCGAGCCCGGGGGGGACGGGAACGTCTGTTCTCAAATGCCGCACGCCAAAGGCCGACTTCACCCTGCCCTCCCCGAGGGACCGACACCTCGGTGGATCTTGGCCGCATTCTCCTCCATGCACACCTGCAAATGCGCTTTACCCCCGACCCCAAGCTGCTTCGCGCAATTAAATTAGCTGCGATAGCTGGAGCCAGGCCTGTGAAATGACGGAGATAGgggctttatttcttttatttaatctttaagGCTGAAAGTTATCAGTGCCTCGAGCCAGCGGTGGAAAGGGAGCAGCAAACAGGAGCCgtggagctgctctctgcccacAAGCGCTGGCAGCCTCCTGTGCCTGGAGACATCCCATGGAACAGGAGGCACAAGAAGGTCGCGGAGATAAGGCCGGCTGAGATTGTGCAGCATCTTGTATGCTAAAAGAGCAATTTTCGGTGTTCAAAGCCGAGATCAGCGTGTTGGAAGCGGGCCATGGCTGGTGCCCCCATGCTCTGAGAGCACAACGCTTTTACAACACGCCTGTATTGAATTCTGCAAAGTTGCCCGTTGCTTTCTGCTATCAGGGTTGTACTTTTTTAGCTCCCGCTGTGCAGCGAGGGGACACGGGCATGCAGAGGAGCACCCCAGACCTTTGCTGTCAGTTTGCGCTGGGTTTTGCACCACGTTTCCTCCCACCAGTTCAGCGCCGGCCATGCAAagcccagagctgctgtgccATGGAGCAGGGGCAGCCTGGCCAGTAGTGATGCCAGGGGACGGAGAGTAAAAACCCCCGGTCGCAGAGAGCAATCAccatttaaaagacaaaaccaactGTCCCTGGCGCTCATTTTATCACTGTCAACCACCTTTGTATCAACCGCATGGAGCACCCAGGCCAAACaggtgattttatttaaataactcATCAGAGTTATAACTACAGTTTGCTAAAAAATAACAACCATAACTCAGTCGAGGACACGTAAAACATATGAAATCCTAGGGAGAGCTTTGGACGACCACTGAGGAAGGTGTCGGAGCCATCACAGTGGTGCTGTCCCGGGAGGCTCGCGGGGGGAGTTGGGTCTTGGATGAAGGGTGTACCTGGGCTGCAGGGACGGAGCAGgtccctccagctccctccctgcctggaGGGACAGCTGCTCGCCCAGGCAAGGTGGGATCCTCCTGGTCTCAAGGACTTGTCTTTTAGGAGGCCAAAGCCCATGCTAGCCTGCAAGGTGCAGAAGCACCTTCCTACCCTGGGCAGCACGAGTCTGGACCATGATTCGCTCCCACCGTGTCATGGAGCAGCTGAAAGACAACCACGGGGCTCCACAACCCTCCAGTAACAGGGTCTCACAATCGTTCACCCAACCAACTGCCCACCCACCCACAGACACCTTAGAGGGGTTACGCACCATGAgcctttggtttggttttccccCAGGAGAGTTACAGTAGAGTTCAAGGTGAGGAGTCCAGTTCCTTGGACTCTGAGCTAAGAGCACTTGGTGGGCAAAGGAAAAACTGTACAGCAGGAGCCCAGAAGCCCAGGATCACCTGGAAAGGACTCcgtccagcacagggcaggttTGCAGAACCCAGGCAAGGGTTAGACAAAGTCAAGAGGTTCAGTCTTTTGTAGAAACGAGGAGAAAATGAGTTAGCActgcagaggagaagaggaCATCAAGCCTGGTGATGGCCAAAACAGGCGTATGTCCTGTCCTCAGTCTCACAGAAGGCAGAGTCCGGCAGTCGCTGCCAATGGCCCGTCTCGGCCAACTTCATATGCTGTCCTCCTCCAGCATCTTGTTAACCCCTTCACAGATCCTCTTCAGGTGGGTGCGGTAGGGCTCAGATGGCCCGTAGAGAGCCGAGAGGAACTCATAGTCCGCAAAGTGATTAAAGACGTGGTTGATGCGGGAATGGGATTTGGCCGTCAGGTGGCCGTTGACAGCCTGGTGCAGCAGGTCCCGGCACTCCGTGAGGACACCCGACATGACCCGGCGGTCAAAGGTGAAGTCTATCTGGTGGAAGCTGACGGCCGTCATGGCCAAAGTATGCACCTTCTTGCGGAAGCGCTCCATCACCAGCAGCTCCTCGGGGTTGAACTGCCCGTTGCGGTAGAGCACACCCAACTTCATGACAATCTTGATGAGGTTTTTAATGATCTTCTGGGCCTCTTTGCGGTTGTGGGTGTACTCCTTGGTGGCCCGGTAGAGCTCATCCAAGATCTCGCTGCTGGTGTCGTCAATGAAGACGTTGGCTATGGTCTTGGTAGCCATCTTGCTCAAGAGCTTCTTCTGGGCCTGCATGGCCAGGTTCTTGGTGCTGAAGGTGTCCATCTCTGCAGGGGGAAGAGGCATGCACACAGTTCAGCCCATGCCCTGGATCAGTCCCcgtcccctctcctccccacgcAGCCttttgggaggaggagaagcaccTCTGGCCAACAGCAAGACCGAGAGgagctcctggctgccagggcaggcaAGAGCTGAGCTCACGCCCCAGGTTTTGCTGGTGGGACGAGTTACAGGGTGTTCCCACCTTCCTTCCCCAAACTCTGGGGAGAAGCTACGGTGTGATGGGCAGCGCTGGAGGTGAGCAAGGTCCCATACCTGAGCATTGCCTGTGACCTTCCATCCCCGTCTCCCTCCTGTGACCGGCGCCGCCCTCCTCCCCGTGCAGGAAGGACTCTTGCCCcatcattttgacatttttcttccttaaaaccTGACTCACTTCCTGCAGGGTGAGTTGGGGACAACCCAGGTGATGGCTGAGTCACCCACTGCAGCCGGCACAGCCACGTGCTGGCATACAGCCTGGCGCCCACCGAGGCCGGGACGGCACAGCCAGTTTGCAGCACCCACTGATGTGCATTGAAGCCCTTTTCCCCAGTGCTTCCTACCCCGGTACGCCCACGCCGTCGGAGCTCGGACTCGTTCTGGCATGGTCTCGGCTTCCCCCAGAGCCGGCACGAGCATTGCACAGAGGTGAATAATTCAGCAAGCCCGAAACCTCACCCCTTGCTCACCTACAGCCTGACTCCCCACGCCCCGGCAGGACCAAATCAATCATCTCGGGCAgattacagctttaaaaactgCTGTGAATGAAAAAAACGCCACCAAACCTGGAGACGCATCTTGCCCCAGGAAATCGCAGAGCTACAAATCACAGGGAGGCGAGAACAGCATGATAACAACCGGCTCCCGCGCCAGGATggatgggcagggatgggggttGCTTATGCAAGAGCCTGCACGTGGCACGGTCAGCCTGGCAAAGCGAGAGCGGGGAAGGGATGGGATCGCGCTATAAATACATCaccagggaggagagaagagctATTTAAGCTAAAGGATGCTGCTGGTGTGAGAATGGATGGGGATAAGTTGGCCATGGATATGGAGAggagggttagggttagggttagggttattCTAGCGCAGAACCAAGTTCATCTCCATTGCGGGCAGCCCTGCAGACCGCCCCGGCCGAGCCGCCACCCGGTCCCGGACCCCCTCCGGGAATCCTCGATCCCAATCCTACCACCACGGAGCGCACGCCAGGCTCTCGGGCGCAAACCCCGGCTTCCCGCGGAGCTCAGATACCCCGCTGCGGCCAAGGCTCCGTCTCACTGCAGCTGGTCATGCAAGAGCAATGGTGCAAGGGCGACGGTGCGAGGGCAATGGTGCATGGGCGATGGCGCAAGCTGAGCCCTGGCTTCCCGAGCTCAAGGGCGACCGAGACTCTGCGAGGGCGTGAATTAAGCAAGGGGTAACGGAACCGCTGCCACCGTCACCGTGTGAGCTGCCGCATGCAGTGTTATTTACAGCCCTTAGGAAAAACACGGAGGTTTGTAAGTATTTCCTTCGATGtgaaaacattgatttttgCCAGCTTGAGCTTCAAGCTGAGGCTCTCGCGCTTAATAAGACAGAAATGACAAAGCAGAGGCTGCTCTCGTAGAGCCGTCGGCAGCTCCCAGGCAGGTCAGGCTCGCTTAACGCCAAAGGCTCTGTGCACGAGATGCTGCCGGAGCCGAGCCCGGAGGGACGGGCAGGACGGGCGGAGGCAGCgtggctccatcttctctccCTTGGCCGTAAAGGGGGACCTGCTCTGCCCGTGGCGGGCAGCCTCTTCCGGAAGGAGCAGGGCTTTGCCGCGGTGTTGGCACCCTGGAAGTCCCCTCCCTTGCTTCCCACAGCAGTTGTGGGGTGCCCTGGGCTCCCTGCTGGGAGTGGTGCCCGGATAAATAGGAATTCCCACGCCTGAGCTCTCTGTTGGGCGACTGCAGTCATAAAGCGAGTGCAAACCCCACCTACGGAGCCCATAAAAAGTAGGAAGCTGCCCCACGCGCCCACGGCTCCCGATTAGCGACTGTAATAACAGATCAACCCTCCGCTCCCGGCACTGAATAACGCCTGGCTGCCCCGCAGCCCTCTCCTGGGACCGGGGAGATGAGCATCGCTCGTGGGGGAAAACTGAGGCACGAAGCGGTGGTGGTGGGTCTTTCCTGGACCCCAAAACCGCGACCTGCTCCTTCTCCAGCGCCCACGGGCTGTTTTGCAGGTCGCTCGCTGCAAACCCCAAGGAAACCCAAGCTCACCTCC from Pelecanus crispus isolate bPelCri1 chromosome 20, bPelCri1.pri, whole genome shotgun sequence encodes the following:
- the MYDGF gene encoding myeloid-derived growth factor, which encodes MAAGAPAERPQPALTPPARRSAGFLSKMAASSGRSGRRLWAALVPAALLCLAARAAEEPSTADFDVRPGGEDHSFSRSLGDYTCTFTYSAQGGTNEQWQMNIGVSEDNQLFSCSVWRPQGKSYLFFTQFKAEVKGAKIEHAMAYSQAAVGGQSDVPLKQEEFEITETTVSHREGKFRFELSKLMIVAKTPRDEL
- the TNFAIP8L1 gene encoding tumor necrosis factor alpha-induced protein 8-like protein 1, producing MDTFSTKNLAMQAQKKLLSKMATKTIANVFIDDTSSEILDELYRATKEYTHNRKEAQKIIKNLIKIVMKLGVLYRNGQFNPEELLVMERFRKKVHTLAMTAVSFHQIDFTFDRRVMSGVLTECRDLLHQAVNGHLTAKSHSRINHVFNHFADYEFLSALYGPSEPYRTHLKRICEGVNKMLEEDSI